One part of the Mesorhizobium sp. M4B.F.Ca.ET.058.02.1.1 genome encodes these proteins:
- a CDS encoding quinone oxidoreductase, translating into MPKAIRIHAHGGPEVLTYEDADPGQPGAGQVLIRHTAIGLNFIDVYHRSGLYPPPGGFPLIPGGEAAGVVLSVGADVDWLKAGDRIAYAVNVGAYAEQRVIAADRVVKVPDGIGDEQAAGMMLKGMTAEYLLRRTFKVKAGDTILFHAAAGGVGLILGQWAKHLGATVIGTASSADKIELAKAHGFDHVINYKEHDFVAGVAAITGGKKCDVVYDSVGNDTFPGSLDCLKPLGMFVSFGQSSGPIPPFSMSLLAQKGSLYATRPTLFVYNARREDLVASAEALFGVVQSGAVEIKINQRYQLKDAGKAHSDLEGRRTTGTTVLIP; encoded by the coding sequence ATGCCCAAAGCGATCCGCATCCACGCCCATGGCGGCCCGGAAGTACTGACCTATGAGGATGCCGATCCGGGCCAGCCCGGGGCCGGGCAGGTCCTGATCAGGCACACCGCGATCGGCCTCAATTTCATCGATGTCTATCATCGCTCGGGCCTCTATCCTCCGCCCGGCGGCTTTCCGCTGATCCCCGGCGGCGAGGCGGCCGGCGTGGTGCTGTCGGTCGGCGCCGACGTCGACTGGCTGAAGGCCGGCGACCGCATCGCCTATGCCGTCAATGTCGGCGCCTATGCCGAGCAGCGGGTCATCGCCGCCGACCGTGTGGTGAAGGTGCCCGATGGCATCGGCGACGAGCAGGCGGCGGGGATGATGCTGAAAGGCATGACGGCCGAGTATCTTTTGCGCCGCACCTTCAAGGTGAAGGCGGGCGACACTATCCTGTTCCATGCGGCGGCCGGCGGCGTCGGCCTGATCCTCGGACAGTGGGCCAAGCATCTCGGCGCCACGGTCATCGGCACGGCAAGCTCCGCGGACAAGATCGAGCTCGCCAAGGCGCACGGCTTCGACCATGTCATCAACTACAAGGAGCACGATTTCGTCGCCGGTGTCGCCGCCATAACCGGCGGCAAAAAGTGCGATGTCGTCTACGATTCCGTCGGCAACGATACGTTCCCCGGTTCGCTCGACTGCCTGAAGCCGCTCGGCATGTTCGTCAGCTTCGGCCAGTCCTCCGGGCCGATCCCGCCCTTCTCTATGTCGCTCCTGGCGCAGAAGGGCTCGCTATACGCCACAAGGCCGACGCTGTTCGTCTACAACGCCAGGCGCGAAGACCTCGTGGCGTCGGCCGAGGCCCTGTTCGGCGTCGTGCAGAGCGGTGCGGTCGAGATCAAGATCAACCAGCGCTACCAGTTGAAGGACGCCGGCAAGGCACACTCCGATCTCGAGGGAAGGCGCACGACAGGCACCACCGTTCTGATCCCCTGA
- a CDS encoding ABC transporter permease, which yields MEITVNILLTIATAATPLLIAAIGELVVERSGVLNLGVEGMMIMGAVGGFGAGYLTGSPWIGLLAAIAVGALFSLLFAVMTLSLATNQVATGLSLTLLGLGLSGMMGTSFVGQPGQRLPNLDIPGLSSIPVVGKLIFGQDPVFYISIALTAAVTWFLFRTRTGLTLRSIGDSHSSAHALGIHVIRYRYLAVIFGGACAGLAGGHLSLVYTPQWVENMTAGRGWIALALVVFASWRPWRVLAGAYIFGAVWIGQLHAQAFGIPIPSQMLSSLPYLATVVVLVLISRNKRLTMMNTPASLGQPFVPDR from the coding sequence ATGGAAATCACCGTCAACATTCTTTTGACCATCGCCACCGCGGCGACGCCGCTGCTCATCGCGGCAATCGGCGAACTGGTGGTCGAGCGCTCCGGCGTCCTCAACCTCGGCGTCGAGGGCATGATGATCATGGGCGCCGTCGGCGGCTTCGGCGCCGGCTATCTCACCGGTTCGCCCTGGATCGGCCTGCTCGCCGCGATCGCCGTGGGGGCGCTGTTCTCGCTGCTGTTTGCCGTCATGACGCTGTCGCTGGCCACCAACCAGGTGGCGACCGGCCTGTCGCTGACATTGCTCGGCCTCGGTCTCTCCGGCATGATGGGAACGAGTTTCGTCGGCCAGCCCGGCCAGCGCCTGCCCAATCTCGACATTCCCGGCCTGAGCTCGATCCCGGTCGTCGGCAAGCTCATCTTCGGCCAGGATCCGGTCTTCTACATCTCGATCGCGCTGACCGCCGCCGTCACGTGGTTCCTGTTCAGGACCCGCACCGGTCTGACGCTCCGCTCGATCGGCGACAGCCACTCTTCGGCGCATGCGCTGGGCATCCACGTCATCCGCTACCGCTATCTGGCGGTGATCTTCGGCGGCGCCTGCGCCGGTCTTGCGGGCGGACACCTGTCGCTGGTGTACACGCCGCAATGGGTGGAGAACATGACCGCGGGGCGCGGCTGGATCGCGCTGGCGCTGGTGGTGTTCGCCTCCTGGCGGCCGTGGCGGGTGCTGGCCGGCGCCTACATCTTCGGCGCGGTGTGGATCGGCCAGCTTCATGCACAGGCTTTTGGCATTCCGATACCGTCGCAGATGCTTTCTTCGCTGCCCTATCTGGCAACCGTCGTGGTTCTCGTTCTAATCTCGCGCAACAAGCGTCTGACGATGATGAACACGCCGGCTTCCTTGGGGCAGCCATTCGTTCCGGATCGTTGA
- a CDS encoding DUF1326 domain-containing protein yields the protein MKDQGWAMKGELVLSCNCTVFCPCVLSLGSHPPTEGYCQTWAGFRIDAGHSGDVDLSGLNLGLVMEIPGYMSRGNWTAGLFIDKRASIHAVKALTRIFTGKAGGTTALLAILVGKFLGVEQVPITYETRDKTRIFQIPKIIDGAVTPIPGKDREKDTVISNSEYWIAPEIIVAKSDKSKMRAFGRNWNFAGRSAEICKLDWRGP from the coding sequence ATGAAAGACCAAGGCTGGGCAATGAAGGGAGAGCTCGTACTCTCCTGCAATTGCACGGTTTTTTGCCCTTGCGTACTGTCGCTCGGAAGCCATCCGCCGACCGAGGGCTATTGCCAGACCTGGGCCGGATTCCGCATCGACGCCGGCCATTCCGGTGACGTCGACCTCTCCGGCCTCAATCTTGGCCTTGTGATGGAGATCCCTGGCTATATGAGCCGCGGCAACTGGACAGCCGGGCTGTTCATCGATAAGCGCGCCTCCATCCACGCGGTCAAGGCGCTCACCAGGATCTTCACCGGCAAGGCGGGCGGCACCACCGCGTTGCTTGCCATCCTGGTTGGAAAATTCCTCGGCGTCGAGCAGGTGCCGATCACCTATGAGACGCGTGACAAGACGCGTATCTTCCAGATACCGAAGATCATCGACGGGGCGGTGACGCCGATCCCCGGCAAGGACCGCGAAAAGGATACGGTGATCAGCAACTCCGAATACTGGATCGCGCCGGAAATCATCGTGGCGAAGTCCGACAAGAGCAAGATGCGCGCCTTCGGCCGCAACTGGAACTTTGCCGGCCGTTCGGCCGAGATCTGCAAGCTGGACTGGCGGGGCCCGTGA
- a CDS encoding ABC transporter permease, whose amino-acid sequence MMRLELVKRPQRSALFSMLSPFIAFALTMIAGAILFALLGVNPLNAFKIYFIEPISQVWQLHELAIKAAPLILIAVGLSVCYRANIWNIGAEGQLIFGAIFGSIIPVLFPHFEGPLVLPLMLILGMFGGAVYAAIPALLKTRFSTNEILTSLMLVYVAQLFLDWLVRGPWRDPQGHGFPQTIQFGDSAILPELMPDAGRANWGFVFALVAAVLIWLLMGRMLKGFEVRVLGSSPRAGRFAGFGFNRMVFFTFLLSGALAGLAGISEVSGAINQLQPVISPGYGFTAIIVAFLGRLNPLGIIAAGLVLALTYLGGEAVQSALGISDKVARVFQGMLLFFVLGCDTLIHYRIRLIGFAAPKLEAAPKLEEAR is encoded by the coding sequence ATGATGCGCCTCGAACTCGTCAAACGCCCGCAGCGCTCGGCGCTGTTTTCGATGCTGTCGCCCTTCATCGCCTTCGCGTTGACGATGATCGCCGGGGCCATCCTGTTCGCGCTGCTCGGCGTCAATCCGCTCAATGCCTTCAAGATCTATTTCATCGAGCCGATCAGCCAGGTCTGGCAGTTGCACGAGTTGGCGATCAAGGCCGCTCCGCTGATCCTGATCGCGGTCGGCCTGTCGGTCTGCTACCGGGCCAATATCTGGAACATCGGCGCCGAGGGGCAGCTGATCTTCGGCGCCATTTTCGGCTCGATCATCCCGGTGCTGTTCCCCCATTTCGAAGGCCCGCTGGTGCTGCCGCTGATGCTTATCCTCGGCATGTTCGGCGGTGCAGTCTATGCCGCCATCCCGGCACTGCTGAAGACGCGCTTCAGCACAAACGAGATCCTGACCAGCCTGATGCTGGTCTACGTCGCACAGCTCTTCCTCGACTGGCTGGTGCGGGGCCCGTGGCGCGATCCGCAAGGCCATGGCTTCCCGCAGACCATCCAGTTCGGCGACTCCGCCATCCTGCCCGAACTGATGCCTGACGCCGGGCGCGCCAATTGGGGCTTCGTCTTCGCCCTGGTCGCCGCCGTGCTGATCTGGCTGCTGATGGGCCGCATGCTGAAGGGCTTCGAGGTCCGCGTGCTGGGCTCCAGCCCGAGGGCAGGGCGCTTCGCCGGCTTCGGCTTCAACCGCATGGTGTTCTTCACCTTCCTGTTGTCGGGGGCGCTTGCCGGCCTGGCCGGTATCTCGGAAGTCTCAGGCGCGATCAACCAGCTGCAGCCCGTGATCTCTCCCGGTTATGGCTTCACCGCCATTATCGTCGCCTTCCTCGGCCGGCTCAACCCGCTCGGCATCATCGCCGCGGGCCTTGTTCTGGCGCTGACCTATCTCGGCGGCGAGGCCGTGCAGAGCGCGCTCGGCATCTCCGACAAGGTGGCGCGCGTGTTCCAGGGCATGCTTCTTTTCTTCGTGCTCGGCTGCGACACGCTCATCCACTACCGCATTCGTCTGATCGGCTTTGCCGCGCCAAAGCTCGAGGCCGCGCCCAAGCTGGAGGAGGCACGCTGA
- a CDS encoding UbiH/UbiF family hydroxylase, which translates to MDHQKTARILVAGSGPAGLIAALGFAEAGFAVTLAGPAANGQDGRTTALMNPALKVLERLGVLAELKPKAAPLKVMRIVDATRRLVRSPTVTFRATEIGEEQFGLNLPNNVLVPALARAVAAHAGIEWRKSMVESWRLDAAHAHAVLADGSEISASLAVAADGRLSPAREAAGIAASVRSYPQAALVLNFSHRSDHAFTSTEFHTETGPFTQVPLPGNRSSLVWVVKPETATELAALDDATLSQRVEEQMQSMLGRVTVEPGRQVYPLSAASPGRFAQNRVALVGEAAHVFPPIGAQGLNLGIRDIDDLIGIASENSSDPGSEKCLATYDTRRRPDILARSSAVNLLNRSLLSDMLPAQLARSAGLGVLGSFAPLRAFFMREGLRPGSGFQALAGGLRKQSPR; encoded by the coding sequence TTGGATCATCAGAAGACAGCGCGGATATTGGTCGCCGGCAGCGGTCCGGCCGGGCTGATCGCGGCGCTTGGGTTTGCCGAGGCCGGCTTTGCGGTGACGCTGGCGGGCCCGGCAGCCAATGGCCAGGATGGCCGCACCACCGCGCTCATGAACCCCGCCTTGAAAGTTCTCGAGCGGCTGGGCGTTCTCGCGGAACTCAAGCCAAAGGCCGCACCACTGAAGGTGATGCGCATCGTCGACGCGACAAGGCGGCTGGTCCGCAGCCCGACGGTCACTTTCCGCGCCACGGAAATCGGCGAAGAGCAGTTCGGCTTGAACCTGCCGAACAATGTGCTTGTTCCCGCCCTTGCCAGGGCGGTTGCCGCGCATGCGGGCATAGAATGGCGGAAATCGATGGTCGAGAGCTGGCGCCTCGACGCCGCCCATGCCCATGCCGTGCTCGCCGATGGCAGCGAGATTTCCGCCTCGCTGGCGGTCGCCGCCGACGGGCGCCTGTCGCCGGCGCGCGAAGCGGCGGGCATTGCCGCATCGGTGCGGTCCTATCCACAGGCGGCGCTGGTTCTCAATTTCAGCCACCGCAGCGACCACGCTTTCACCTCGACCGAATTCCACACCGAGACAGGCCCGTTCACGCAGGTTCCCCTGCCCGGCAACCGTTCCAGTCTTGTCTGGGTGGTGAAGCCGGAGACGGCGACGGAACTGGCGGCGCTCGACGACGCGACGCTTTCGCAACGCGTCGAAGAGCAGATGCAGTCGATGCTGGGGCGCGTCACCGTCGAACCCGGCAGGCAGGTCTATCCGCTATCGGCCGCCTCGCCGGGCCGCTTTGCGCAAAATCGCGTTGCGCTGGTCGGCGAGGCCGCGCACGTATTCCCGCCGATCGGCGCGCAAGGCCTCAATCTCGGCATCAGGGATATCGACGATCTGATTGGAATCGCCAGCGAAAATAGCTCCGACCCGGGATCGGAGAAGTGCCTTGCGACCTACGATACCAGGCGGCGGCCCGACATCTTGGCCCGCAGCAGCGCGGTCAATTTGCTGAACAGGTCCTTGCTCTCCGACATGCTGCCGGCGCAGCTGGCGCGCAGCGCCGGCCTTGGCGTGCTCGGCAGCTTCGCGCCGCTGCGCGCCTTTTTCATGCGAGAGGGGCTCAGGCCCGGCAGCGGCTTCCAGGCTCTTGCCGGCGGTTTGCGGAAGCAGTCCCCGCGGTAG
- the pcsA gene encoding phosphatidylcholine synthase — protein sequence MSKNTAARKAAKKIADRIPRPKKKVTWPQARAFSVHLLTASGSFLAFLSLVAASEQRWTAMFWWLGLALFVDGIDGPIARKLEVKEILPTWSGELLDNIIDYVTYVLIPAFALYQRGFMGEKLSFLSAAIIVVSSAIYYADTGMKTKENFFKGFPVVWNMVVFTLFVIEPGQWVSFAVVVVAGILTFVPINFIHPVRVVRLRPVNLGMTLLWCAFGALALAQAALAAFYDQIGVLGEQVSVFTKVGITVTGLYLACIGGIMQVFPKLGAKPGAGKD from the coding sequence GTGAGCAAGAACACTGCGGCGAGGAAAGCCGCCAAGAAAATCGCCGACCGGATTCCGCGACCGAAGAAGAAGGTGACGTGGCCGCAGGCGCGTGCGTTCTCGGTTCACCTTCTGACTGCTTCCGGCTCGTTCCTGGCCTTCCTGTCGCTGGTCGCGGCGAGCGAGCAACGCTGGACGGCGATGTTCTGGTGGCTGGGGCTGGCGCTGTTCGTCGACGGCATCGATGGTCCGATCGCCAGGAAACTTGAGGTCAAGGAGATTCTGCCGACATGGTCGGGCGAACTTCTCGACAACATCATCGACTACGTGACCTATGTGCTCATCCCGGCCTTCGCGCTCTATCAGCGCGGCTTCATGGGCGAAAAGCTGTCGTTCCTGTCGGCGGCGATCATCGTGGTCTCCAGCGCGATCTACTATGCCGACACCGGCATGAAGACGAAGGAGAATTTCTTCAAGGGCTTCCCGGTCGTCTGGAACATGGTGGTGTTCACGCTCTTCGTCATCGAGCCGGGGCAATGGGTTTCCTTCGCCGTGGTGGTGGTCGCCGGCATCCTCACCTTCGTGCCGATCAACTTCATTCATCCGGTTCGCGTGGTGCGGCTGAGGCCGGTCAATCTCGGCATGACGCTGCTGTGGTGTGCCTTCGGTGCGCTGGCACTGGCGCAGGCGGCACTCGCCGCCTTCTACGACCAGATCGGCGTGCTGGGCGAGCAGGTCAGCGTCTTCACCAAGGTCGGTATCACCGTGACCGGACTTTACCTCGCCTGCATCGGCGGTATCATGCAGGTCTTTCCAAAGCTCGGCGCCAAGCCGGGCGCCGGAAAAGACTGA
- the hspQ gene encoding heat shock protein HspQ translates to MKTAKFSIGQVVRHRLFPFRGVIFDVDPQFANTEEWYEAIPADVRPRKDQPFYHLLAENSETEYIAYVSEQNLLEDKSGEPVRHPQIGEMFDKRPDGRYEPKRQSRH, encoded by the coding sequence ATGAAAACGGCCAAATTCTCGATCGGACAAGTGGTTCGCCATCGGCTGTTTCCGTTCCGCGGCGTCATCTTCGACGTCGACCCGCAATTCGCCAACACCGAGGAATGGTACGAGGCGATCCCGGCAGACGTGAGGCCGCGCAAGGACCAGCCCTTCTACCATCTTCTCGCCGAGAATTCGGAAACGGAATACATCGCCTACGTCTCCGAGCAGAACCTGCTCGAGGACAAGTCGGGCGAACCGGTTCGACACCCGCAGATTGGCGAGATGTTCGACAAGCGGCCGGACGGCCGCTACGAGCCGAAACGCCAGTCGCGGCATTGA
- a CDS encoding DUF2182 domain-containing protein has translation MTGQDNDFRHLDRAGRATADVARNPRLVVAMMVGAAVILAWLTLGVMAIRGAEGRVAGASAPGDFMLKYLPPPPLPDFVDRFFALCLAPAPLAGAIGAQAPALILMWFLMAVATMLPSAAPMIRIYCEIADTARIRGEPVVHPLVLVAGYLCMWLAGSALFAALTLGVHAFASSGQLLDPVVGIAGAAALLVAGLYQFSGLKEACLTKCRNPFSTLFANWSAKPGRIFHLGMEQGLWCLGCCWALMLVMFAVGAMNIFWMALIGLFTLIEKQTSGRMASRSVGAILLVWGAALLLVSA, from the coding sequence ATGACCGGCCAGGACAACGACTTCCGCCATCTCGACCGGGCCGGCCGCGCCACCGCGGACGTCGCGCGCAACCCCCGGCTGGTGGTGGCCATGATGGTTGGTGCGGCGGTCATCCTGGCGTGGCTAACGCTTGGCGTCATGGCGATCCGCGGTGCCGAAGGCCGGGTTGCGGGCGCATCGGCCCCGGGCGATTTCATGTTGAAATACCTGCCGCCGCCGCCGCTGCCGGATTTCGTCGATCGCTTTTTCGCGCTTTGCCTGGCGCCGGCGCCGCTTGCCGGCGCAATCGGCGCGCAGGCGCCGGCGCTTATCCTGATGTGGTTCCTGATGGCCGTGGCGACGATGCTGCCGTCCGCCGCGCCGATGATCCGCATCTATTGCGAGATCGCGGACACCGCTCGCATCAGGGGCGAGCCGGTCGTTCACCCGCTGGTCCTGGTCGCGGGCTATCTCTGCATGTGGCTGGCTGGCTCGGCGCTGTTTGCGGCGCTGACGCTCGGCGTCCACGCCTTCGCCTCGTCCGGGCAATTGCTCGATCCGGTCGTTGGCATCGCCGGAGCAGCGGCCTTGCTGGTCGCGGGCCTCTACCAGTTCAGCGGCCTGAAAGAAGCCTGCCTGACGAAATGCCGGAACCCGTTCTCGACCTTGTTCGCAAACTGGAGCGCGAAACCTGGCCGCATCTTCCATCTCGGCATGGAACAGGGCCTGTGGTGCCTGGGCTGCTGCTGGGCGCTGATGCTGGTGATGTTCGCCGTGGGCGCGATGAACATCTTCTGGATGGCGTTGATCGGCCTGTTCACCCTGATCGAAAAACAGACCAGCGGCAGGATGGCAAGCCGGAGTGTCGGTGCGATACTGCTTGTCTGGGGTGCCGCCCTGCTATTAGTTTCGGCGTGA
- a CDS encoding ABC transporter ATP-binding protein has protein sequence MGGTVSANHDSANLLEVRGLTKIFGTLTACNHIDLNIAKGEIHALLGENGAGKSTLVKMLFGSLEPNSGEIFWDGQPVRITNPGAAKKLGIGMVFQHFSLFEALTAAENIALSLDDGSPISSIAAKARALSYSYGLPLDPESLVGDLSVGERQRIEIIRCLLQTPQLIILDEPTSVLTPQEADKLFETLERLRSEGKSILYISHRLEEVKRICDRATVLRHGKVVGHCNPRQETAASLARMMVGTEVKAVVRAPAEGIEMAPALLEIRALTRKPATPFSIPLRNINLTVRAGEVIGIAGVAGNGQGEFFESVSGEAMQPDAGSVRIRGKDAGGLTITGRRLMGAAFVPEERLGHGAAPRMKLSENLLLSRHATDGKAFVGSGGMVKSAAIYAASQRIIEVMDVRKSAPDPEAAALSGGNLQKFIVGRELDRKPSVMVVNQPTWGVDAGAAAHIRQALIELARSGSAVLVISQDLDELFEISDAIAVMHNGELSKPLPIAEATFEKIGLLMGGAEPGHAEHTLETA, from the coding sequence ATGGGAGGCACTGTGAGTGCAAATCACGACAGCGCGAATCTGCTTGAAGTTCGTGGGCTGACCAAGATTTTCGGCACGCTGACGGCGTGTAACCATATCGACCTCAACATCGCCAAGGGCGAGATCCACGCCCTGCTCGGCGAGAACGGCGCTGGCAAGTCGACGCTGGTCAAGATGCTATTCGGTTCGCTGGAGCCGAATTCGGGTGAGATCTTCTGGGACGGCCAGCCAGTCCGGATCACCAACCCGGGCGCCGCCAAGAAGCTCGGCATCGGCATGGTGTTCCAGCATTTCTCGCTCTTCGAGGCGTTGACCGCGGCGGAGAACATCGCGCTGTCGCTGGATGACGGCTCGCCGATCAGCAGCATCGCCGCCAAGGCGAGGGCGCTCTCCTACAGCTACGGCCTGCCGCTCGATCCTGAATCGCTGGTCGGCGACCTCTCGGTCGGCGAACGCCAGCGCATCGAGATCATCCGCTGCCTGCTGCAGACACCGCAGCTGATCATCCTCGACGAACCGACATCGGTGCTGACGCCGCAGGAAGCCGACAAGCTGTTCGAGACGCTGGAAAGGCTGCGCTCGGAAGGCAAGTCGATCCTCTACATCTCGCACCGGCTGGAAGAGGTCAAACGTATCTGCGACCGCGCCACGGTGCTGCGCCACGGCAAGGTGGTCGGCCATTGCAACCCGCGCCAGGAGACCGCCGCCTCGCTCGCCCGCATGATGGTTGGCACCGAGGTCAAGGCGGTGGTGCGCGCGCCGGCCGAAGGCATCGAGATGGCGCCGGCGCTGCTCGAGATCCGCGCGCTGACCCGCAAGCCGGCGACGCCGTTCTCGATCCCGCTGAGGAACATCAACCTCACCGTGCGCGCCGGCGAGGTGATCGGCATCGCCGGCGTCGCCGGCAATGGCCAGGGCGAATTCTTCGAATCCGTCTCCGGCGAGGCGATGCAGCCGGATGCCGGCTCGGTGCGCATCCGCGGCAAGGACGCCGGCGGCCTCACCATCACCGGCAGGCGGCTGATGGGCGCGGCCTTCGTGCCGGAGGAGCGGCTTGGCCATGGTGCCGCGCCGCGCATGAAGCTCTCGGAAAACCTGCTACTGTCGCGCCACGCCACCGACGGCAAGGCCTTTGTCGGCTCTGGCGGCATGGTCAAGAGCGCCGCCATCTACGCTGCTTCCCAGCGTATCATCGAGGTGATGGACGTTCGCAAGAGCGCGCCCGATCCGGAAGCCGCGGCATTGTCCGGCGGCAACTTACAGAAATTCATCGTCGGCCGCGAACTCGACCGCAAGCCGAGCGTCATGGTGGTCAACCAGCCGACCTGGGGGGTCGATGCCGGTGCCGCGGCCCACATCCGCCAGGCGCTGATCGAACTGGCACGCAGCGGCTCGGCGGTGCTGGTCATCAGCCAGGACCTCGACGAGTTGTTCGAGATCTCGGATGCAATCGCGGTGATGCACAATGGCGAATTGTCGAAACCGCTACCGATCGCCGAAGCGACCTTCGAGAAGATCGGCCTCTTGATGGGCGGCGCCGAGCCCGGCCACGCCGAACACACGCTGGAGACGGCATGA
- a CDS encoding BMP family ABC transporter substrate-binding protein: protein MKKLLIALMTTTAAISLAATAEAADKLKACWVYTGPIGDFGYSYQHDQGRLEVEKALGDKVETAYLENVSEGPDADRAFERLAREGCKLIFGTSFGFMDAEVKVAKKFPKVMFEHATGYKTGDNLGIYNARFYEGRYVLGQIAAKESKAGVAGYIVSFPIPEVVMGINSFMLGAQSVNPNFKAKIVWVNSWFDPGKEADAAKALFDQGADIIVQHTDSTAALQVAEERKLHGFGQSSDMIKFAPNAQLTSLTDEWGPYYISRVQAAIDGTWKPDNVWLGIKDGAVKLAPFTNMPDDVKAMAEATTKKIADGWNPFTGPIAKQDGSPWLKDGEVADDGTLLGMNFYVKGVDDKLPQ, encoded by the coding sequence ATGAAAAAATTGCTTATTGCCCTGATGACCACGACCGCGGCCATTTCGCTGGCGGCAACGGCCGAAGCCGCCGACAAGCTCAAGGCGTGCTGGGTCTATACGGGCCCGATCGGCGACTTCGGCTATTCCTACCAGCACGACCAGGGCCGCCTCGAGGTGGAGAAGGCGCTCGGCGACAAGGTCGAGACCGCTTATCTGGAGAACGTCTCGGAAGGCCCCGACGCCGACCGCGCCTTCGAGCGCCTGGCGCGCGAAGGCTGCAAGCTCATCTTCGGCACCTCCTTCGGCTTCATGGATGCCGAAGTGAAGGTGGCCAAGAAATTCCCGAAGGTGATGTTCGAGCACGCCACTGGCTACAAGACCGGCGACAATCTCGGCATCTACAATGCGCGCTTCTATGAAGGGCGCTACGTCCTCGGCCAGATCGCCGCCAAGGAATCGAAGGCCGGCGTCGCCGGCTACATCGTGTCCTTCCCGATCCCCGAAGTGGTGATGGGCATCAACTCCTTCATGCTCGGCGCGCAGTCGGTCAACCCGAACTTCAAGGCCAAGATCGTCTGGGTGAACTCGTGGTTCGATCCGGGCAAGGAAGCCGACGCCGCCAAGGCGCTGTTCGACCAGGGCGCAGACATCATCGTCCAGCACACCGATTCCACCGCCGCGCTGCAGGTGGCGGAGGAGCGCAAGCTGCACGGATTCGGCCAGTCCTCGGACATGATCAAGTTCGCGCCGAACGCGCAGCTCACCTCGCTTACCGACGAATGGGGGCCGTACTACATCAGCCGCGTCCAGGCTGCCATCGACGGCACCTGGAAGCCGGACAATGTATGGCTGGGCATCAAGGACGGCGCCGTCAAGCTTGCGCCGTTCACCAACATGCCCGACGACGTCAAGGCGATGGCCGAGGCGACCACCAAGAAGATCGCCGATGGCTGGAACCCCTTCACCGGGCCGATCGCCAAGCAGGACGGCTCGCCCTGGTTGAAGGACGGCGAAGTCGCAGACGACGGTACGCTGCTCGGCATGAATTTCTACGTCAAGGGCGTCGACGACAAGCTGCCGCAGTAA